The following proteins are co-located in the Colletotrichum lupini chromosome 4, complete sequence genome:
- a CDS encoding major facilitator superfamily transporter: protein MLRGRLFFSVSLDELFFPVDAQPGGQIERISLDPISPILLILFAQGIETEKGSAPANQASPHATGRLWYTATRSRVRGNAGELGCLYARDRPRRGRETLNAACGSTEKETYETQFLENRELSTTTFTHQEAFRLPRRNCIQDFEGRPRNMMAEVTKSTDIKGLHKNGSLNDEETGGSHSEAPLEVHADEDIVARMNNLDPPVTPEEERRVRRKIDMRLPPFLLILYMFTWLDRGALGNAALMGIKEDLGFTSRDFSLAVSMFFVGTAISDLFTNIGMRYIRPSVYLATAMIIWGIFATLQAVAGGPSGMFAIRFFLGIFEAAFISGAPVYLSATPLAGAFGGWVAYGVSNISNPLIKHWQALFVIEGLVTILFGIACIWVLPDRPHNTRWLTPRERDVATWRMMRDGNRTHGKVHWRTTAAQLTGDWRLWLNIAIYMGQVLQTYTIATFTPIIVATFGYDNVKAQLMTAPPYCVAFVMVFVVGWASDRVKSCSGLLVGCSVVAAIGDLLLAVLPHTAASARYGATFLILSGILSGVTLSVGNITSNCCGDIKKGIATRLFQSFGSTMGIATGYLFPSTDGPSYKKGFWTLFAATCWTGVGAAFVTAMNIRENRRRDREFGKPPRDVVIDYDEDGQMENHPYWRFKALIKRWVLLAAAVHLTPVVFQPPVTAVGGAVSLYRCQRDEGTSSRPWDEDGLAFTASEMAFLQAAAEQTGLQVTDDWLQPGIQRTRVLAMMVLLQVRNIKTLELPIHIKGFLRCLPTGVGFPARYDALTDIRLGKNTLGTFDATGEDDPYFGSSDARRLLESAPRRETVHLDFFAGNYRDWSAMDWSSVRNLHLRQLESDDVHVTDLSTFCWLYVPADHSLQRDGQHDHSEWLNSFGGLDGPLCERVFEDGNLPNLEGLVIPAFECPHSQQCLSALKNELNKGFVQEFSTSSSLETDVAIVVWLPCSAEFDDLRCKVEMQLAHSPSLSTSELQRTNDSTGDIASWNMTIGLGGGFRRSQASVVEYNSWELRRLRMTHNVGGVIFD, encoded by the exons ATGCTTCGAGGCCGCTTGTTCTTTTCTGTGTCGCTCGACGAGCTATTCTTTCCCGTGGATGCTCAACCTGGCGGCCAAATTGAAAGGATCTCCTTAGATCCGATCAGTCCCATTCTCCTCATACTCTTTGCGCAGGGGATTGAAACCGAGAAGGGATCGGCACC TGCGAATCAAGCTTCACCTCATGCAACTGGCCGGCTTTGGTATACCGCTACTCGGTCTCGCGTGCGGGGGAACGCTGGGGAGCTCGGGTGTTTGTACGCGCGGGACAGGCCGAGGAGGGGTCGAGAAACTCTCAACGCGGCATGCGGCTCGACGGAAAAAG AGACGTATGAAACTCAGTTCCT AGAGAATCGAGAACTGTCTACGACCACTTTTACTCACCAGGAGGCCTTCAGGTTGCCTCGTAGGAACTGTATTCAAGATTTCGAAGGTCGCCCGCGTAACATGATGGCAGAAGTAACGAAATCCACGGACATCAAAGGCCTACACAAAAATGGCTCACTCAACGATGAAGAAACCGGCGGATCGCACTCAGAGGCACCCCTCGAGGTCCACGCAGACGAAGACATCGTAGCGCGGATGAACAACCTTGATCCGCCTGTGACGCCAGAGGAGGAGAGACGCGTACGGAGAAAGATTGATATGCGACTGCCCCCCTTCCTGCTCATTCTCTACATGTTCACCTGGCTGGACCGTGGGGCGCTGGGGAACGCGGCGCTGATGGGGATCAAGGAAGATCTTGGGTTCACGAGCAGAGACTTCTCTCTCGCCGTGAGCATGTTCTTTGTCGGCACGGCGATTTCTGACCTGTTTACGAATATTGGGATGAGGTATATCCGGCCTTCGGTGTACCTCGCTACGGCTATG ATCATCTGGGGCATCTTTGCGACGCTGCAAGCTGTTGCCGGCGGTCCCAGCGGGATGTTCGCGATCCGGTTCTTCCTTGGCATCTTTGAAGCGGCCTTCATCTCCGGGGCACC CGTTTACCTCTCAGCAACCCCCCTCGCAGGCGCCTTCGGCGGCTGGGTAGCCTACGGCGTCTCCAACATCTCCAACCCGCTCATAAAGCACTGGCAAGCCCTCTTCGTCATCGAGGGGCTCGTCACCATCCTCTTCGGCATAGCCTGCATCTGGGTCCTGCCCGACCGCCCACACAACACGCGCTGGCTCACCCCGCGCGAGCGCGACGTCGCTACCTGGCGGATGATGCGTGACGGTAACCGCACGCACGGCAAAGTCCACTGGCGCACGACGGCGGCGCAACTGACGGGGGACTGGCGGCTGTGGCTGAACATTGCGATTTATATGGGCCAGGTGCTGCAGACGTACACGATTGCGACGTTTACGCCGATTATTGTGGCAACGTTTGGGTATGATAATGTCAAGGCGCAGTTGATGACGGCGCCGCCGTATTGTGTTGCGTTTGTCATGGTGTTTGTTGTCGGGTGGGCGAGTGATCGGGTGAAGTCGTGTTCGGGGTTGTTGGTGGGGTGTTCTGTTGTTGCTGCTATTGGAGATTTGTTGCTTGCCGTGTTGCCGCATACGGCTGCGAGCGCGAGGTATGGCGCGACGTTTTTGATCTTGTCTGGAATTTTGTCAGGTGTTACGTTGAGCGTTGGCAACATCACGAGTAATTGCTGCGGTGATATCAAGAAGGGGATCGCGACGAGGTTGTTTCAGTCTTTTGGGAGTACGATGGGCATAGCAACGGGATATCTCTTCCCTTCGACGGATGGGCCGAGCTATAAGAAAGGGTTCTGGACGTTGTTTGCGGCTACGTGTTGGACTGGTGTTGGGGCCGCGTTTGTGACGGCGATGAATATCCGGGAAAATAGGAGGCGAGATCGGGAGTTTGGGAAACCGCCTCGAGATGTAGTGATTGACTATGACGAGGATGGCCAGATGGAGAACCATCCATATTGGAG GTTCAAGGCGCTCATCAA ACGTTGGGTCCTTCTAGCGGCAGCTGTTCACTTAACTCCAGTGGTGTTCCAGCCGCCCGTGACAGCCGTTGGCGGTGCAGTCTCTCTATATCGGTGCCAAAGAGACGAAGGAACGTCAAGTCGGCCCTGGGATGAGGATGGGCTGGCCTTCACGGCGTCGGAGATGGCGTTCCTGCAAGCCGCCGCGGAGCAAACCGGACTGCAAGTAACGGACGATTGGCTGCAGCCGGGCATCCAGCGAACTCGTGTCTTGGCGATGATGGTACTTTTACAGGTGCGCAACATCAAGACCTTGGAGCTACCCATCCATATCAAAGGATTCTTAAGATGTCTCCCCACTGGCGTCGGATTTCCAGCACGCTACGATGCGCTTACGGACATTCGGCTCGGCAAGAACACACTTGGAACGTTTGATGCTACGGGTGAAGATGACCCGTACTTCGGCAGCAGCGACGCGAGACGTCTGCTAGAATCAGCACCGCGGCGCGAGACAGTCCATCTTGATTTCTTCGCAGGCAACTATCGAGATTGGTCCGCCATGGATTGGTCCAGCGTCAGGAACCTGCACTTGCGGCAACTAGAGAGCGATGACGTCCATGTGACGGATTTGTCGACGTTTTGCTGGCTGTATGTTCCCGCGGACCACTCACTTCAAAGAGACGGACAACACGATCACTCAGAGTGGCTCAACAGCTTTGGCGGGTTGGATGGCCCACTCTGTGAGAGAGTGTTTGAAGATGGAAACCTCCCAAACCTCGAAGGGTTGGTCATTCCGGCCTTCGAATGTCCACACAGTCAGCAGTGTCTGTCTGCGCTGAAAAACGAGCTCAATAAAGGCTTCGTGCAGGAGTTCTCAACCTCTTCATCTTTGGAAACAGATGTTGCCATCGTGGTCT GGCTGCCCTGTAGCGCGGAATTCGACGACCTCCGTTGCAAAGTAGAGATGCAGCTGGCCCACTCACCTAGCCTGAGTACTTCTGAGCTGCAG AGGACTAATGATAGCACAGGGGACATTGCCTCCTGGAACATGACGATAGGGTTGGGTGGTGGTTTTCGAAGGAGTCAGGCCAGCGTTGTTGAGTACAACTCTTGGGAACTGAGGAGGCTACGGATGACGCATAATGTCGGAGGCGTCATATTTGATTGA